A stretch of the Desulforamulus ferrireducens genome encodes the following:
- a CDS encoding cell division protein FtsL, translating into MSVAQENFSYLQQQEVQQVQRKAAPRLSQRAVRRGKLLLTGCILALFMMGVTVAYYFAQLSSVGYQISQLQSQLAALETEQEYLETQANQLMSLQRIEAIATTKLGMVKPDPQEVVLVAALPTVPDEGSPKSTSEKVSQGTEDNVAKAKDRHGETNSSSPVIEAFVGLVNRWGKS; encoded by the coding sequence TTGAGTGTAGCACAGGAAAATTTTAGTTACCTGCAACAGCAGGAGGTACAGCAAGTTCAAAGGAAAGCAGCTCCTCGGTTGTCTCAGAGAGCTGTACGCAGAGGAAAACTCCTGTTAACTGGCTGCATTTTAGCATTGTTTATGATGGGTGTTACCGTAGCCTATTATTTTGCCCAGTTATCTTCTGTAGGTTATCAAATTAGTCAACTGCAAAGCCAGTTGGCAGCTTTAGAGACCGAACAGGAATACCTGGAAACACAGGCTAATCAGTTGATGTCGCTACAAAGAATTGAGGCCATTGCCACCACTAAATTGGGTATGGTAAAACCGGATCCCCAAGAAGTGGTTCTGGTAGCCGCCTTGCCCACGGTTCCCGATGAGGGATCGCCCAAGTCAACCAGTGAAAAAGTGTCCCAAGGGACTGAAGATAATGTTGCCAAAGCGAAGGACAGACATGGGGAGACAAACTCTTCAAGTCCGGTGATAGAGGCCTTTGTGGGACTGGTTAATCGTTGGGGAAAATCCTAG
- a CDS encoding stage V sporulation protein D encodes MKTTNILIRRRITCLFLLAAFFLSLIIVRLAWIQFVRGDELRERGIVNRMRDVPVEAKRGSIMDRNGNELVTSISADSVYAIPNHIENPDEVAAQLAPILLMDQEKIKQIITKKSRFEWLKRKVDFETSEKIKALKIKGIGFAEESKRYYKQETLAPHILGFTGTDNQGLMGMEAAYNKELKGIQGRIVIEHDAAGREIPQALHQYIPPTQGNNLVLTLDQTIQHFVERELDKIVATYNPKMAVIIVMDPQTGEVLAMGNRPTFSPNKWREVPQSVWDRNPAVWYNYEPGSTFKIITAAAALEENAVKPSDPFFDPGYYQIADRKIRCWKDGGHGSQSFEEVVQNSCNPGFIQTGLDLGKEKFYKYIRAFGFGQTTGIGLPGEARGIIIPEKDATNLNIGTMSIGQSIAVTPIQLITAVSAVANGGDLMKPQLVKRIEDAKGNVIKEFKPEKVRKVISSETAALTNQLLENVVFKGTGRNAFVDGYRVAGKTGTAQVVAERGGYASGKYVASFAGYAPVNDPKISVLIMIAEPQGGIYYGGQVAAPVFSSLALDVLRYLGVPEQKNLPKPKVNPWEVEEEKIEVTVPNVVNLPLEDAQKLLREAGLAFETRGQGKMVYGQIPESGALVLSGTTVILDLNGGTGQSKQGEQVSVPDLKGKTIREAGNLLESLGLKLEPSGSGLAHTQSPAAGTKLTRGSTVKVEFKPPSSSQKT; translated from the coding sequence TTGAAGACTACCAATATACTTATCCGCAGGAGAATAACCTGTCTTTTTCTACTGGCCGCCTTTTTCTTATCCTTAATAATCGTACGTCTCGCCTGGATTCAATTTGTCCGGGGTGATGAACTGCGTGAACGGGGAATTGTGAACAGAATGAGAGATGTCCCGGTGGAGGCTAAAAGAGGGAGCATCATGGATCGTAACGGCAATGAACTGGTGACCAGTATCAGTGCCGATTCTGTTTACGCCATACCCAATCACATAGAAAATCCCGATGAAGTAGCCGCCCAGCTAGCGCCTATCCTCTTAATGGATCAAGAGAAAATAAAACAAATTATTACTAAAAAATCTCGCTTTGAATGGCTTAAACGTAAGGTAGACTTTGAAACCTCAGAGAAAATAAAAGCCTTAAAAATCAAGGGTATAGGTTTTGCCGAAGAAAGCAAGCGTTATTATAAGCAAGAAACCCTGGCCCCCCATATTCTTGGTTTTACAGGAACTGATAACCAGGGTCTGATGGGTATGGAAGCCGCCTATAATAAAGAACTAAAAGGGATTCAAGGCCGTATTGTGATAGAACATGATGCAGCTGGCCGGGAGATTCCCCAGGCGCTGCACCAATACATCCCACCCACCCAGGGGAACAACCTGGTGCTAACCCTGGATCAGACCATCCAGCATTTTGTGGAGAGGGAATTAGATAAGATTGTTGCCACATATAACCCCAAAATGGCGGTTATCATAGTCATGGACCCGCAGACCGGCGAAGTATTGGCTATGGGCAACCGACCCACCTTTAGTCCCAATAAATGGCGGGAAGTGCCACAAAGTGTTTGGGACCGTAACCCGGCGGTTTGGTACAACTACGAACCGGGTTCTACCTTTAAGATTATTACTGCTGCCGCTGCTTTAGAGGAAAACGCTGTTAAACCCAGTGACCCTTTCTTTGATCCGGGATATTATCAAATAGCTGATCGTAAGATTCGCTGCTGGAAAGACGGTGGCCATGGCAGCCAGAGTTTTGAAGAAGTGGTACAAAACTCCTGTAACCCCGGCTTTATTCAGACAGGATTGGATCTGGGTAAAGAGAAGTTTTACAAATACATCCGGGCCTTTGGCTTTGGTCAAACCACCGGCATTGGCTTGCCTGGTGAAGCCAGGGGTATTATCATACCGGAGAAAGACGCCACTAACTTAAATATTGGCACCATGTCCATTGGCCAATCCATTGCTGTGACGCCTATTCAACTTATCACAGCGGTCAGTGCAGTGGCCAATGGCGGTGATTTAATGAAGCCCCAACTGGTAAAGAGAATTGAAGACGCCAAGGGTAATGTGATTAAGGAATTTAAACCTGAGAAGGTTCGCAAGGTTATCTCCAGTGAAACCGCTGCTTTAACCAATCAATTATTGGAAAACGTAGTCTTTAAGGGTACTGGTAGAAATGCCTTTGTGGATGGCTACCGGGTGGCCGGTAAAACCGGTACCGCCCAGGTGGTGGCAGAACGGGGTGGTTATGCCAGCGGCAAATATGTAGCCTCCTTTGCTGGTTATGCCCCGGTAAATGACCCTAAAATCTCGGTGCTGATTATGATTGCGGAGCCCCAGGGTGGTATTTATTATGGTGGTCAAGTGGCGGCTCCGGTGTTTTCCTCGCTGGCCTTAGATGTTCTTCGATATTTGGGTGTACCGGAACAAAAGAACTTACCCAAACCCAAGGTTAATCCCTGGGAAGTAGAGGAAGAAAAAATTGAAGTTACAGTACCCAATGTAGTTAACTTACCCCTGGAAGATGCCCAGAAATTACTTCGGGAGGCCGGGCTGGCCTTTGAAACCAGGGGTCAGGGTAAAATGGTATACGGTCAAATCCCCGAAAGTGGCGCGCTGGTATTAAGTGGCACCACGGTCATACTGGATTTAAACGGTGGCACAGGACAAAGCAAGCAAGGTGAACAGGTATCTGTACCAGACCTAAAGGGTAAGACCATTCGGGAAGCGGGTAATTTGCTGGAAAGCTTAGGGCTTAAATTGGAACCTTCCGGCAGTGGTTTAGCCCATACCCAGAGTCCGGCGGCAGGTACAAAATTAACCCGAGGAAGCACCGTCAAGGTTGAATTTAAACCTCCTTCCTCCAGTCAAAAGACTTGA
- a CDS encoding UDP-N-acetylmuramoyl-L-alanyl-D-glutamate--2,6-diaminopimelate ligase, whose product MILKDLLEKIEVISVHGNVAINIEGICYDSRQAKAGDLFVAVKGYQTDGHKYIEQAVAAGAIAVVLQEEVTVGAGVTVIKVADSREALALLADAFYQSPSEELTMVGVTGTNGKTTTTHLMAAIWRQAGLKPGIIGTIHNLVGDQVLPVTNTTPESLDLQRLLRQMVDAGVSCVAMEVSSHALALKRVAGVNYRTAIFTNLTQDHLDFHGTMEEYLAAKAKLFQTNIEYAIINADDKAARELIQVSQGKVYTYGIEQPADVLAKDIKVTPQGVSYTVQGPWGEHQLALRLTGRFNVYNSLAAYTAAMAMGFEAEIVIGALNQVPGVAGRFELVDRGQNFAVVVDYAHTPDGLENILTTARQITSGRLITVFGCGGDRDRTKRPIMGEIAARYSDLAVVTSDNPRTEEPNAIIQDVLVGVQRVAASDQDYLIIADRREAIRRAIMLAQEGDVVVIAGKGHEDYQIIGKTKYPFDDRLVAAEALEERGYKG is encoded by the coding sequence TTGATTCTTAAGGACTTACTGGAGAAGATAGAGGTTATTTCTGTCCACGGTAATGTAGCGATAAACATAGAAGGTATTTGTTATGATTCGCGGCAGGCCAAAGCAGGGGATCTCTTTGTGGCAGTGAAGGGGTATCAAACGGACGGACATAAGTATATAGAGCAGGCTGTGGCAGCCGGGGCTATTGCTGTGGTGCTGCAAGAGGAGGTTACCGTTGGGGCTGGTGTTACTGTAATTAAGGTGGCCGATAGCAGAGAGGCACTGGCTTTATTGGCAGATGCCTTTTACCAGTCCCCCTCCGAAGAATTAACCATGGTGGGGGTTACCGGCACCAATGGCAAAACCACCACCACTCATTTAATGGCAGCCATTTGGCGCCAAGCCGGGCTAAAACCGGGGATTATCGGCACCATTCATAACCTGGTAGGTGACCAGGTACTACCGGTTACCAACACTACGCCGGAATCCCTAGATTTACAAAGGTTGCTAAGACAAATGGTTGATGCCGGGGTAAGTTGTGTGGCCATGGAAGTTTCCTCCCACGCACTGGCTCTCAAGCGGGTGGCCGGAGTTAATTACCGCACGGCGATATTCACTAATTTAACCCAGGATCACCTGGATTTTCATGGCACCATGGAAGAATACTTGGCAGCCAAAGCAAAACTATTTCAAACTAACATTGAATATGCTATTATCAATGCCGATGATAAGGCAGCAAGAGAATTAATCCAGGTTAGCCAGGGTAAAGTATATACCTATGGCATCGAACAACCTGCCGATGTGCTGGCCAAGGATATTAAGGTCACTCCCCAGGGGGTTAGTTACACAGTTCAGGGTCCCTGGGGGGAACATCAACTGGCTTTAAGATTAACCGGTCGTTTTAATGTTTATAACAGTCTGGCTGCCTACACCGCTGCCATGGCCATGGGCTTTGAAGCTGAAATTGTTATTGGGGCGTTAAATCAAGTGCCCGGGGTAGCCGGACGCTTTGAGTTGGTGGATCGGGGACAGAACTTTGCCGTGGTGGTGGACTATGCCCATACACCAGACGGACTGGAGAATATTCTCACCACCGCCCGTCAGATTACCAGTGGCAGGTTAATCACGGTATTTGGCTGCGGTGGCGACCGGGACCGCACCAAACGTCCTATCATGGGGGAAATTGCTGCCCGCTATAGTGATTTGGCGGTGGTTACCTCTGATAACCCGCGTACAGAAGAGCCCAATGCCATCATTCAAGATGTGCTGGTGGGTGTACAAAGGGTGGCTGCCTCTGACCAGGATTACTTGATCATTGCAGACCGTCGGGAAGCCATTCGGCGAGCCATTATGTTAGCCCAGGAGGGAGATGTGGTGGTTATTGCCGGCAAGGGTCATGAAGATTATCAAATTATCGGCAAAACGAAATACCCCTTCGATGATCGCTTGGTAGCTGCCGAGGCTTTAGAAGAGCGGGGGTACAAGGGATAG
- the mraZ gene encoding division/cell wall cluster transcriptional repressor MraZ translates to MFMGEFQHNIDPKGRLIIPARFREGLGDRFIVTKGLDHCLFVYPLQEWAEVEQKLKSLPFTRADARAFVRFFFSGATECEVDKQGRILLPNNLREYARLDKETMVVGVSTRVEIWSKEEWDRYNTQAEASFEELAEKIVDLL, encoded by the coding sequence ATGTTTATGGGGGAATTCCAACACAATATCGACCCCAAAGGTCGCCTGATAATTCCAGCCCGTTTCCGTGAAGGCCTGGGTGACCGGTTTATTGTCACTAAAGGACTGGACCACTGTCTTTTTGTTTATCCTTTGCAAGAATGGGCAGAGGTAGAACAAAAGCTCAAGTCGCTGCCCTTTACCAGGGCAGATGCCCGGGCCTTTGTACGTTTTTTCTTTTCTGGAGCCACTGAATGTGAAGTAGACAAACAGGGGCGTATTTTGCTGCCCAATAATCTGAGGGAATATGCTAGGCTGGACAAGGAAACAATGGTGGTTGGAGTATCTACCCGTGTAGAAATATGGTCTAAGGAAGAATGGGATCGTTACAATACACAGGCTGAAGCCTCTTTTGAAGAATTGGCAGAGAAAATAGTTGATCTACTATAA
- the spoVE gene encoding stage V sporulation protein E: MRLKKRPPDFVLFLTVLMLLCIGLVMVFSSSQYVTMVRYGDSFYFFKRQLLWALLGLGAMVFMMNFDYHHLKRWIGAIIITGFVLLIAVLIPGIGTVTNGSQRWIDLGFMSFSPAEMVKLCMIMFVAFGLAKKGESIQDFKTGLAPYLLVMAVAAGLILAQPDLGTALVLCGTIFIMFFVAGARILHLGALGALGLVAVGLAIALEPYRMSRFLAFLHPEADPQGTGYHIIQSLYALGSGGLFGMGLGQSKQKFLYLPENHTDFIFAITGEELGFIGASLIVLLFIMFVWRGLKIAVTSPDPFASLLASGITSGIALQALINMGVVTGSMPVTGVPLPFISYGGTSLLFTLIGIGILLNISRFTTPR; this comes from the coding sequence ATGCGTCTCAAAAAACGCCCCCCGGACTTTGTGCTATTTTTGACAGTGCTCATGCTCTTATGCATAGGGTTAGTGATGGTTTTTTCCTCCAGTCAGTATGTTACCATGGTCCGGTATGGAGATAGTTTCTACTTCTTTAAAAGACAATTACTCTGGGCATTACTAGGTCTAGGTGCCATGGTCTTTATGATGAATTTTGATTATCACCATTTGAAGCGTTGGATTGGGGCTATTATTATTACCGGCTTTGTCCTACTAATTGCCGTGCTTATACCGGGAATTGGAACTGTCACCAATGGTTCACAACGTTGGATTGATTTAGGTTTTATGTCCTTTTCCCCGGCAGAAATGGTAAAGCTATGTATGATTATGTTTGTGGCCTTTGGCCTAGCTAAAAAAGGAGAAAGCATCCAGGACTTTAAAACCGGTCTAGCTCCCTATTTATTGGTTATGGCAGTGGCGGCAGGTCTGATTTTAGCACAGCCCGACTTAGGAACAGCCCTTGTTTTGTGCGGCACCATCTTTATTATGTTCTTTGTGGCAGGTGCTCGCATACTGCATTTAGGAGCTTTGGGTGCACTGGGATTAGTGGCAGTGGGGCTGGCCATTGCTCTGGAACCATACCGCATGAGTCGTTTTTTAGCCTTTCTGCATCCCGAGGCAGATCCCCAGGGTACCGGATATCATATTATCCAATCTTTATATGCCCTTGGTTCAGGGGGCTTGTTTGGAATGGGTCTGGGGCAAAGTAAACAAAAGTTTCTCTATCTACCAGAAAACCATACGGATTTTATTTTTGCCATCACCGGGGAGGAACTGGGATTTATCGGGGCGTCCTTAATTGTTTTGCTCTTTATCATGTTTGTCTGGCGTGGTTTGAAAATTGCCGTTACCTCACCGGATCCCTTTGCCAGCTTGTTGGCTTCAGGTATTACCAGTGGTATAGCCTTGCAGGCATTGATAAATATGGGTGTTGTCACAGGTTCTATGCCAGTAACCGGTGTCCCCTTACCCTTTATCAGTTATGGAGGTACTTCTCTGCTGTTTACCCTGATCGGCATTGGGATTTTGTTAAATATATCAAGATTTACCACTCCAAGATAG
- the rsmH gene encoding 16S rRNA (cytosine(1402)-N(4))-methyltransferase RsmH has protein sequence MEFKHISVLLHESIEGLNIKPQGIYVDCTLGGAGHSLEILRKLGPEGRLIGIDQDPAAIKNAAERLQSFAGQFRAVKRNFYQLKHVLEELGIQRVDGVLFDLGVSSYQLDTPDRGFSYMHDAELDMRMSPDSAVSAKDLVNKLSERELTDIIRKYGEEKWAKRIAAFIVKERAKQPITTTGKLVEVIKAAVPAAARRDGPHPAKRTFQALRIAVNHELDILNQTMKDAVDVLNPGGRVVVITFHSLEDRIIKETFKELANPCTCPPTFPVCACGKKPQIKIITNKPIEPSPAEVASNPRARSAKLRVAEKLNV, from the coding sequence ATGGAATTTAAACATATATCAGTACTATTGCATGAATCGATTGAAGGTTTAAATATTAAACCCCAGGGCATCTATGTGGACTGTACCCTTGGGGGAGCGGGACACAGTTTGGAAATATTGCGCAAGTTAGGGCCGGAGGGACGACTGATTGGTATTGACCAGGACCCGGCAGCCATAAAAAATGCTGCTGAACGTCTTCAGAGTTTCGCCGGTCAGTTTCGTGCCGTTAAAAGAAATTTTTACCAATTAAAACATGTTTTGGAGGAGCTGGGGATTCAGAGGGTGGATGGTGTGCTCTTTGACCTGGGTGTATCCTCCTACCAGTTGGACACACCGGACCGTGGTTTTAGTTATATGCACGATGCGGAATTGGATATGCGCATGTCGCCGGACAGCGCTGTTAGTGCCAAAGACTTAGTGAACAAGCTCTCAGAGCGAGAGTTAACAGATATCATCCGTAAATACGGTGAAGAAAAGTGGGCTAAAAGAATCGCTGCCTTTATTGTTAAAGAGCGGGCCAAGCAACCTATTACCACCACCGGTAAATTGGTGGAGGTGATTAAAGCTGCGGTACCGGCAGCAGCCCGCCGAGATGGTCCACATCCTGCCAAAAGAACCTTTCAAGCCTTACGTATTGCGGTTAATCATGAATTGGATATTCTCAACCAAACTATGAAAGATGCTGTGGATGTACTAAATCCAGGGGGCCGAGTGGTTGTCATTACCTTTCACTCCCTGGAAGACCGTATCATTAAGGAGACCTTTAAGGAATTAGCCAACCCTTGTACTTGTCCGCCAACCTTCCCTGTATGTGCCTGCGGTAAAAAACCACAGATAAAAATCATCACCAATAAGCCCATTGAACCATCTCCGGCAGAGGTGGCAAGCAATCCCAGGGCCCGCAGTGCCAAGCTCAGGGTGGCGGAGAAATTAAACGTGTAA
- a CDS encoding UDP-N-acetylmuramoyl-tripeptide--D-alanyl-D-alanine ligase yields MITNSIKEIIEVVAGRLLQGNPDVLVGGVATDSRQVKRGDLFVALPGQQVDGHQYAPQAVAAGAVALLVSRPVGTVPPEVPVIQTANTLQALQQLAAHNRLQTTIPIVAVTGSNGKTSTKDMIAAVLSTRYHTLKTEGNYNNELGLPLTLLKLTRQHQAAVVEMGMRGLGEIDFLARLAKPTGAVITNIGEAHLARLGSLKNIAQAKTEVLEHIDDGGFAILNGDSPFLRELAGRCRGSVWFYSVAGEADIVARQIRSEGNGMRYQVIFPGGTGEITLPVPGSHNVMNSLAAIGVGLRLGLTFEEIAKGLAQVALTHMRLEILRTKGITIINDSYNANPSSTKAALGVLQETAGARKIAVLGNMFELGAVEEAGHREVGEVAAKIGVDHLVAVGDLARWIAEGGREGGLAQGQVHHCENNAQAMEVLRAIVKSGDTILVKGSRGMKMEQIVQEILNNDNFSPTDQLAKGRS; encoded by the coding sequence ATGATTACTAATAGTATAAAAGAAATCATAGAGGTAGTAGCGGGAAGATTATTGCAGGGTAACCCCGATGTTTTGGTTGGTGGTGTGGCAACTGATAGCCGTCAGGTAAAACGCGGTGATCTTTTTGTCGCCTTGCCGGGACAGCAAGTGGATGGTCACCAGTATGCCCCACAGGCTGTGGCAGCTGGCGCGGTGGCTCTGCTGGTTTCCCGTCCCGTAGGGACTGTGCCGCCGGAGGTGCCAGTCATTCAGACGGCCAATACCTTACAAGCTTTGCAGCAGTTGGCGGCTCACAACCGTTTACAGACCACTATCCCCATTGTGGCTGTGACAGGCAGTAACGGTAAAACTTCCACCAAGGACATGATTGCCGCTGTTTTAAGTACCCGTTATCATACCCTGAAAACAGAGGGTAACTATAACAATGAACTGGGTTTACCCTTAACCCTCTTAAAATTAACCCGGCAACATCAGGCTGCGGTGGTGGAGATGGGCATGCGGGGGCTGGGTGAGATTGATTTCCTGGCCAGGCTGGCTAAACCTACCGGAGCGGTCATTACGAACATTGGCGAGGCTCATTTGGCACGGCTAGGATCATTAAAAAATATTGCCCAGGCTAAGACAGAAGTACTGGAACACATTGATGACGGGGGCTTTGCTATACTTAATGGTGACAGTCCCTTCCTCAGGGAGCTGGCCGGCCGTTGCCGCGGGAGTGTTTGGTTTTATTCCGTAGCAGGGGAGGCGGATATTGTTGCCCGCCAGATTAGGTCGGAGGGTAACGGTATGCGCTATCAAGTAATCTTTCCTGGGGGAACAGGGGAAATTACCTTGCCTGTACCAGGGAGTCATAACGTCATGAACAGCCTGGCAGCCATTGGTGTGGGCCTGAGGTTGGGTTTAACCTTTGAGGAGATTGCCAAGGGCTTGGCCCAGGTGGCCTTAACCCATATGAGACTGGAAATTCTCCGCACCAAGGGGATTACCATTATTAACGACAGCTATAATGCTAATCCTTCCTCCACAAAAGCAGCTCTCGGTGTATTACAAGAAACAGCCGGTGCTAGGAAAATAGCGGTCTTGGGCAATATGTTTGAACTGGGAGCAGTGGAGGAAGCCGGCCATCGGGAGGTCGGCGAGGTTGCGGCCAAGATTGGCGTAGATCATTTGGTGGCTGTGGGTGACCTGGCGCGCTGGATTGCTGAGGGAGGCAGGGAAGGCGGACTGGCACAGGGGCAGGTTCACCACTGTGAGAATAATGCCCAGGCCATGGAGGTTCTCCGGGCTATTGTTAAATCCGGCGATACCATTCTGGTGAAAGGTTCCCGGGGTATGAAAATGGAACAAATTGTTCAGGAGATTCTAAACAATGATAACTTCTCGCCTACAGACCAGCTGGCAAAGGGGAGGAGCTAA
- the mraY gene encoding phospho-N-acetylmuramoyl-pentapeptide-transferase: MDYSVIWLAAGISLLVTILLGPVTIPLLRRLKFGQTIRAEGPAAHMAKSGTPTMGGIMFLIGIAVAGITILSSGVPGRSEGLVVLAVTLGYGLIGFIDDFIKVVMKRNLGLKAKEKILGQVILATVLAVIAVFQLGRGTDYVIPFSGFFTPGGYSFDLGWWPFFAITLIVLLGSSNAVNLTDGLDGLAAGATVFTASAFALLALVSGKVGTAVVMAAVAGGCLGFLFYNRHPAKVFMGDTGSLALGGALGAAAVVTRNELLLIVIGGLYVLETLSVIIQVISFKTTGKRVFRMSPLHHHFELSGWSETRVVVTFWVLSFLFSVAGLLSIKGLG, encoded by the coding sequence ATGGATTATTCGGTAATTTGGTTGGCGGCAGGGATTAGTTTGCTAGTCACCATCCTTTTAGGGCCCGTGACCATACCGCTGTTGAGAAGGTTAAAATTTGGTCAAACCATCCGGGCAGAAGGGCCCGCGGCACATATGGCTAAATCCGGTACACCGACCATGGGTGGTATTATGTTTTTAATCGGTATTGCCGTGGCAGGTATCACTATACTATCCTCCGGCGTGCCCGGTCGGTCCGAGGGATTAGTTGTTTTGGCGGTAACCTTAGGTTATGGTCTAATTGGCTTTATTGACGATTTTATTAAGGTAGTAATGAAAAGAAATCTTGGTTTAAAAGCCAAGGAAAAAATTCTGGGACAGGTCATTTTAGCTACGGTACTGGCAGTGATTGCTGTATTTCAACTGGGACGAGGGACGGATTATGTAATTCCCTTTTCCGGCTTTTTTACCCCCGGCGGCTACAGCTTTGATCTTGGCTGGTGGCCCTTCTTTGCCATTACCCTCATTGTGTTGCTGGGCAGCAGCAATGCCGTAAATCTAACTGATGGGTTAGATGGCTTGGCTGCGGGTGCCACAGTTTTTACTGCCTCAGCCTTTGCCCTGTTGGCCCTAGTCAGTGGCAAAGTGGGTACCGCAGTGGTGATGGCCGCAGTGGCAGGCGGTTGTCTGGGTTTCCTTTTTTACAACCGTCATCCAGCCAAGGTGTTTATGGGTGATACCGGTTCCCTGGCCCTAGGGGGAGCTTTGGGAGCGGCAGCGGTGGTTACCCGCAACGAATTATTATTGATTGTGATAGGTGGTTTGTACGTTCTGGAAACCCTTTCAGTAATTATCCAAGTCATTTCCTTTAAGACCACTGGTAAACGAGTATTCCGTATGAGCCCGTTACATCACCACTTTGAACTATCCGGTTGGTCGGAGACCCGAGTGGTGGTGACCTTCTGGGTGCTGAGCTTTTTGTTTTCAGTGGCAGGGTTGTTATCTATTAAAGGGCTGGGGTAA
- the murD gene encoding UDP-N-acetylmuramoyl-L-alanine--D-glutamate ligase: protein MNLKNKHVLVVGAGVSGQAVSRFLLGKQAKVSLTDSRTQEQMGPLADELAAQGISLYLGENPVIDLENCDLLVVSPGVPLTVPPVVQARQKGIPVIGELELSYHFTRSPIIAITGTNGKTTTTSLIGQMFRDAGYHTLIAGNIGLPLISEVEKYTAEDVVVAEVSSFQLETTAQFRPKVAVILNITPDHLDRHGSMAAYIEAKARIFAQQREGDWVVLNYDDPITRDLAGAAQDRVIFFSRQHILEKGSFIQGDKIMVSDGEGSWAIANTASLRIPGAHNLENALAAVAVGQAMGLAPANIAYTLSSFTGVAHRLEYVTTINGVAYINDSKGTNPDAAIKALEAYDVPIVLIAGGKNKGVSFKDFAQKIKEKVRVLITVGMHGYQIAEAVQEQGFTNIFNAQDYAQAVKIAHEQAKPGEVVLLSPACTSWDMFKNFEERGELFKRLVRELEER from the coding sequence GTGAATTTAAAAAATAAACATGTATTAGTTGTGGGAGCAGGTGTCAGTGGCCAAGCAGTCAGCCGGTTTCTGCTGGGCAAGCAGGCCAAGGTTAGCCTCACTGACTCCCGCACTCAAGAACAAATGGGACCCCTGGCGGATGAACTGGCCGCTCAAGGAATTTCTCTCTATTTGGGAGAAAACCCGGTAATTGATCTGGAAAATTGTGATTTACTGGTGGTAAGTCCCGGTGTGCCTTTAACTGTACCGCCGGTGGTGCAGGCACGGCAAAAGGGGATACCGGTAATTGGTGAGCTGGAACTGAGTTATCATTTTACCAGGTCACCCATCATAGCTATTACCGGTACTAATGGCAAAACCACCACCACCTCCCTTATTGGTCAAATGTTTCGCGATGCCGGCTACCATACATTGATAGCAGGCAATATCGGCTTGCCCCTAATCAGTGAAGTGGAAAAATATACGGCAGAAGATGTGGTGGTGGCGGAAGTTTCCAGTTTTCAGTTGGAAACCACCGCACAGTTCAGACCCAAGGTGGCAGTAATCCTCAATATCACGCCGGATCACCTGGACCGCCACGGTAGCATGGCCGCCTATATAGAGGCCAAAGCACGTATTTTTGCGCAACAACGGGAGGGTGATTGGGTGGTGTTGAATTACGATGATCCCATTACCCGTGATTTGGCCGGGGCTGCTCAGGACAGAGTCATATTTTTTAGCAGGCAGCATATTCTAGAAAAAGGAAGTTTTATCCAGGGTGATAAAATAATGGTTAGCGATGGGGAAGGTAGTTGGGCCATTGCCAATACAGCTAGTTTAAGAATTCCCGGTGCCCACAACCTGGAGAATGCTTTGGCTGCCGTGGCTGTAGGCCAGGCCATGGGACTGGCTCCGGCAAATATTGCTTACACCCTGTCCAGTTTTACGGGGGTTGCCCATCGGTTAGAGTATGTGACCACCATTAATGGTGTAGCTTACATCAACGACTCCAAAGGAACCAATCCCGATGCTGCCATCAAGGCCTTGGAGGCCTATGATGTTCCCATCGTCCTGATTGCTGGTGGTAAAAATAAAGGGGTTTCCTTTAAGGATTTCGCCCAAAAAATTAAGGAAAAAGTTCGTGTCCTTATTACTGTCGGTATGCACGGCTATCAAATTGCGGAGGCTGTCCAGGAACAAGGCTTCACCAATATCTTTAACGCCCAGGACTATGCCCAGGCAGTTAAAATTGCCCATGAACAGGCTAAACCCGGTGAGGTAGTGCTACTCTCCCCTGCCTGCACCAGTTGGGATATGTTTAAAAACTTTGAGGAACGTGGGGAACTGTTTAAAAGATTGGTGCGGGAGTTGGAGGAGAGATAA